In a single window of the Thiohalophilus sp. genome:
- the grxC gene encoding glutaredoxin 3 yields the protein MAEVTIYTTRFCPYCVRAKRLLDSKQVGYHEIPVDTDSEQRQIMMERSQGYTVPQIFIDEQSIGGCDELYALEAAGQLDSRLGLNNA from the coding sequence ATGGCCGAGGTGACCATCTACACCACCCGATTCTGCCCCTACTGCGTGCGCGCCAAGCGGCTGCTGGACAGCAAGCAGGTCGGCTACCACGAAATTCCGGTGGATACGGACAGCGAGCAGCGCCAGATCATGATGGAACGCAGCCAGGGCTACACGGTCCCGCAGATCTTCATCGACGAACAGTCTATCGGCGGTTGCGACGAACTTTACGCGCTGGAAGCCGCCGGCCAACTGGACAGCCGCCTGGGGCTGAACAACGCCTGA